A segment of the Manihot esculenta cultivar AM560-2 chromosome 13, M.esculenta_v8, whole genome shotgun sequence genome:
ttacaAACAACACAGGTGTGTCCCAAGGTGAAATACTAGGTCGTATGAAACCCTTGTCAAGGAATTCCTGTAGTTgtatttttaactcttttaattcagtaggtgccatcctataaggAGCAATAGAGAtaggtgccatcctataaggAGCAATAGAGATAGGTGTGGTGCCTGGTATAACATCTATGGAAAATTCCACCTCTCTCTCTCGTGGTAACTCGGGAAGATCATCAAGAAAAACATCAGAGAAATCACACACTGTGGATATGTCATGCACACCTGGATTCTCCTTTTTGGTTTCAAGTGCAAAGACTAAGTAGGCTTCACAACCCTTACTAATTAATCTCCTAACTGTAGCGGTTGATATAATATTAGACAGGTAATCTGACCTCTCCCCTACAACTACAACATTGtgatctgcaagtgttttcaaTGTAATTTTTTTGATCTGCAATCCACTATTACCCGATGcctagataaccaatccatgcCAAGGATTACATCAAATTCTCTAAAGGGTAACTCTATCAAATCACCATGGAAAGTATGACCGTGGATGAATATAGGACAATCCCTATATATTTTACTCACTATCACACTATGACTAAGGGGGTTGGTTACTATTATATCTTGATTTAGAGAATCTGCCTGTAATTTCCCCTCATTTGTAATGGGTAAACATATGTATGAATGTGTTGATCCTAGATCTATCAATGCATGTACAGGTTTATCAAAGATTGAGAATGTACCAACAATCACATCTGGGGAGTCCCTGTCCTCCTTAGCCCTGATAGCATAGGCTCTAGCAGGTGTTCTGAATTCTGGTCTATCTACTATTTCAGACACCCTCTGACTGGTTGAAGCTACCCCTGTTTGATTACCTCTACCATTTCCTTTTCCTCTAGATCCAGCAGGAATATGCCTCTCTACAGGTGGTGCTGATGATACTTGTCCCCTAGGACAGTCTCTCATAAGATGCTCAGTAGATCCACACCTGAAGCAAGCCCCTGTCAGTTTTCTGCAGAGTCCCAAATGCCTTCTACCACAGTGCTCACATACAGGGTATTGTCCCTTGCCTCCGCCTCTTGAACTGGCTACAATAGTACTAGTTTGCTGCCCAAACCTCCCTGCAAAACTCTGCGCTGGTGGCTGTCTTTGTCTCTGTACCTGACTCTGCCCTGATGGCTGGGCACCCCTTTGTCTCTTTATAGGTGCCTGAAAGGCTGAAGATTGCCCCTGTATCTGGGTTTGCCCTCTCTTCTACTGTCCTTTCTGTTTCCAGCtctgttcttcttcttttatcttttCTATATTCAATGCTGCATTTACCAGAGTAGAGAACTCTCTGATGGGATGGGCTGCCAAAAGCACCCTAATGTCACTATGCAAACCCTGCTCAAATTTCTTACATTTAGCTTCCTCTGTAGGCACCATTTCCCGGGCATACTTACACAGTCTGATGAAATCTTTTTCATACTCGCTAACAGTCATCATGCCCTGTCTCAAATACATGAACTCTCTTCTCTTTTCATCTAGATACAAATCTCCAATATACTTCTTCCGAAACTCAGCCAGAAAGAATTCTCAAGTCCGTTGCTCAGGTTGCACTGTCTGTGATGTGGCATCCCACCACTGATAGGACTCCTTTTGTAACAAAGCAACTGCACAAGCCACACTATCTGGTGGTGTGCACTGCAGCTGCTGCAACTCTCTCTATGTACGTTGCAACCAGTACTCTGCTGTTGGAGCATCATCTTCTCTTCTACCCTTGAATTCGATAGCTCCATATTTTCTAAGCTTGTCTATTGGTGGTCTAGCAGGAGCCTGCACATGTACTACAACTGGTGGTAGCACCTGAGGTGCTGACCCTGAAACTCGTCTAAACATATCTGCTAGCTGTTGTAAAAATGCATCCTGTCCTGGCCTATCTTCACTAGGAGGAGCTGATGCAACTACTAGCTCAACAGGTTCTGAGGGGGCATGACTTCCCACCTCCTCATCCATAGCACGTTGTGATTCTTCAGACATCCTTTGTAAACAATTAAAGGCACAAAATAGGCCTGCATCAATTTTACAGAGATACATCATAACCTTGACACATTTGGCAGGTACATTCAATTATGCTATATCCTATAACAGTCTAAACCTCTGTTCtgataccaaaaaaaaaatgtaacacttcttacccgtctataaaataacttagtaaaggatgccacatactaTATTATATGCAATTATATACGTGGACTTAAGTTAGCTTTTACattataaattgttatttagtttatttaaatACAAGTTAATTCACCAAACAATTTTAAATGGTAAAACTGCAAGAATCTCCCCTGTTTATTACCAATTATACCTATGAAAAATAGTcataaaatctcaatatttgctcatttcacattattaaatccataaatagaatataataacttaaaatagcaaacacatttatttatattcgtactattttcaacactcatttacagactcttggtagactactaatgtacatgccaaacataAACAACCTCTGTACAAAACCTATCAATAACTAGTTATGATGATGTCTCcgtgctgatgcagaaccagaccTCCTAACTGTTGCTTCCTCTATCTATTACCTGCGCATGGAAAAGTCCAATGCACTGAGCTTATGCCCAATGGGtgaataacaatatatatacaTTCAAATATAAGTAGGAATACTCATGATAGTTACAACGAAATACTTTTAGAAAATGAGTAAAAACTTTATATGTCAGTGGGTGAAAAATGGACAAATTAGGTCATGAAATTTTATAACTGTAAGGTCATTCATATTTTGGTAACCATCTTATGTGCATGCTAGCAAGGcattaacaagtcatataattaaatcttagctCTTATAAACTCTTCGTAGGATCAACTAGCTAGATAAGGAAAAACTGTATTTATATAGCACAAAGTGTCAAACTGTATAGCCTGGGGGCCGAATGTTGTGCTTGTATGGCTAAAAATCCGGGAAACTATATGACACGTAATGTGtcgaaaatatcatatcatgtagcccATTAGAGCACAGTACTGCtaaactgtatatggcatgccataacCTTATGCTATCTATGACTCCCACTGAGGTTTACTAGGGCCAATAATGCATAATtacatgttaaatatttattggtattaaaattattcatttagatACTTAACATGTTGAAACAAGCAAATATGTCGAACTATATATTCATAAGCAAGCACATCAATAAAAAGAGTCCTTAAGAGCATACATATGTGTGTAATAGACCATATTCACTCATGAGCATATTATTCAGCCATAAACATATTACTATTTCATCAAGAACATGTGTGTAAAGTTTTAGTCTACTAAGCTAGCATGTGCATAAAGAAGGCATGTCAAGCTAGCATGTGCGTAATTTGGCTGCAAAACTAGCATGTCAATCCTTTTTAGGTCAACATTTACATTTAGGTTTGTTTCTGCCTGAGATTGTATcacatttttaagtattttgtgGACAAAATTAGACTCACCTTTCTTCATGAACTCTATGTATTTATGCCTTAGCTTTCTAACAAGATATATTACATCTAATTTTGACcttcctaacttaagttatgaatttttctttgcatGCTGCTCAATCAGGTTCTAATCAGTACAATTTTGGTATCTATTTTTAATCTAACAAAATATATCATATGCATACATTTACACATAGATTCAAGCTTAACTTTCttgtacaaagttttaggtatacttatcagggttcatttggcactagtcttaattcattttattgagTAAATCATTGGTAATGGTCTAAGTGATACAGACTATTCCGGATGCACAATCCCCTGTGACCAATTTAAGTTCACTAGCAATTTACATACAATTAACTACAGATTCTGAATTTGGTCTCTTCAGGAAAGTTTTACCTTTTTGTCTtatctttcatttggtatatgttaggcttaatTTCAATGATTACAAAATAAGTTATGATACTTTCAATACAGACTGTCCTGTTGGAAcctattctgtaacgacccgaaattcggaccgctaccggcactaggatccagatcgacttaaggtcgccgggacccgtagcaagtataacatacatcctgtatacctgttaaatcccatacatgatcatacatatacatagaacagaaaactttttctttcctttaccaagcttaacctgtgcatactcatcatcataaacataaacctcacactggatccctcattaaatgctccaatggggtaacataacatacattaagcttggtttacataaaacatcattaacacattacatagatcatgtatataaaaagggattaaccatacatactagggtcaagcacaactctaaacctcaataaacatcattacattacatgactgttcaatactattcattacatcatattctttctcatgtccactactaactattacatacataaaaccttcctactctagctgacttccTGGACTATCTCgtgcctgcaaacctggggtttaagggaatggggtgagctaaaaagcccagtgagcagaaccataaaacattatcataaatcatgctttcatggaatgcatcataacacatacaattcatatcaaggatgaacttgtcaccaataaccctcacaatccaatgtgcccggccctcaacggagctccgcaggacttcTATAATCATCACATaatgccaagacgcgtggacatgggcagccctggactttcattaatcatcgtACATAAATAAATGtcaggacgcgtggacatgggcagccttggactttcattatACATCagacatattgagggctaatggttcatccaaaatccatccacatcaacagcaatttatgcaatgtatcatattcgtgaattctaatgctacacaacctaatatatagacgtggcattcatgatgcatgaaacatgctaaaaactttcattat
Coding sequences within it:
- the LOC110629250 gene encoding uncharacterized protein LOC110629250, whose product is MSEESQRAMDEEVGSHAPSEPVELVVASAPPSEDRPGQDAFLQQLADMFRRVSGSAPQVLPPVVVHVQAPARPPIDKLRKYGAIEFKGRREDDAPTAEYWLQHEKRREFMYLRQGMMTVSEYEKDFIRLCKYAREMVPTEEAKCKKFEQGLHSDIRVLLAAHPIREFSTLAPIKRQRGAQPSGQSQVQRQRQPPAQSFAGRFGQQTSTIVASSRGGGKGQYPVCEHCGRRHLGLCRKLTGACFRCGSTEHLMRDCPRGQVSSAPPVERHIPAGSRGKGNGRGNQTGVASTSQRVSEIVDRPEFRTPARAYAIRAKEDRDSPDVIVGTFSIFDKPVHALIDLGSTHSYICLPITNEGKLQADSLNQDIIVTNPLSHSVIASGNSGLQIKKITLKTLADHNVVVVGERSDYLSNIISTATVRRLISKGCEAYLVFALETKKENPGVHDISTVCDFSDVFLDDLPELPREREVEFSIDVIPGTTPISIAPYRMAPISIAPYRMAPTELKELKIQLQEFLDKGFIRPSISPWDTPVLFVKKKDGTLRTRYGHYKFLVMPFGLTNAPIAFMDLKNRIFHPYLDQFVVVFIDDILIYSKTKEDHDQHLRIVLQTLREKQLYAKLSKSEGIRVDPKKIETILEWKPPKNIAEHRSFLGLAGYYRRFVKGFSIIAAPLTKSLHKNVKYDWDERCQKSFEKLKQMLIEALVLTQPELGKDFVIYSDASHNGLDCVLMQEGKVVAYASRQLKPHEKNYPTHDLELAAIVFALKIWSHYFKANLVADALSRKSLAALRVLNARLSLANDGAIIAELKLRPNLLQQVQEVQKGNTEIALWIRQVQEGKKQKHVVRDDGYLYYKGRICVPNVDDLSVGKSRDYCNPKAQRKNKISRISFSHNPNALFIS